From Daphnia pulicaria isolate SC F1-1A chromosome 11, SC_F0-13Bv2, whole genome shotgun sequence, the proteins below share one genomic window:
- the LOC124315873 gene encoding aminopeptidase N-like, whose amino-acid sequence MNRLVNAFLIAAVVLTSLVAISSTLSVKGKVLANGKQGSYDPFDPDLPSWRADNGPSAVDWNDEVYRLPGDLLPSVYTLRLLPFIEEGNFTTDGHVTIFVDCVNDTKNIVLNSIDIDIHKATITVLDLDTNSPLAVVGLEDLQSTLQKIVIKTADSLKSGNRYKISMGFTSILNDKLIGFYRSSYVEDGVTKFMATSDMEPADARVAFPCFDEPDMKARFSIILGRKASWAASSNMEKIGTNPIDGMPGYVWDYFDTTPVMSTYLVAMMVSEFVSTPSDPSLSNVKFRVLTRPELQENAAYAANVGPRILEFFESFLGVDYPLAKEDLAAIPDFGPGAMENWGHINFKESYLIIDENTTAASKQRVPEVIAHELAHMWFGDLVTMEWWTNIWLNEGFARYLQYFGADSVEPSYRLHEQFVVNTLQKVFVTDSLSTTHPMSDPELKSHVFDTIEYDKGASVIRMSAHFLGIDTFRRGLNRYLTKHSYSNTMEEDLWNTLEEQANIDGVILPDSLATIMASWTQTENYPLITVKRTYIEGDGALVLQSRFLLPIEDNIEDEETVWWVPLTYTHDFSLRPTTAWMSTKTRQLVSLAATKDQWVIFNVDQSGFYRVAYDETNYGLIADQLIADHRRISIMNRAQLLDDAFVLAKVEKISYTIAFDLTLFLKYEREYVPWRAVLDELNYIDTMFYKESQYADWKIYMTSLVKPYYEFVGFQETESDAHLTILSRNDALNWACKLKIADCVTNVQSQYAALMQEPDMRLSPNQRNFILCAGVENGRQPEWNFAYDQYRSTDNGNFLVAMTCTRESSIIYDLLSKMLDPNSIRSEDVDTLFGNLAANPIGNTMALDFLTRRWNDIEKALGTSHFVYFFRSLCDRLNTPAQYDQMIKLRDDHIDILNSTTVEQGLDIVRANVEWMTLNQEEIGGWLKNPSTATALPTTEPTTVTTTEIVIVTTTVEPGTEDTTTSTASSTASSTTTPAPTTTTPAPTTTTAPTTTAAPSSSGATIQPYLCLTLLFAVFGRWILHN is encoded by the exons ATGAATCGACTTGTAAACGCCTTTTTAATAGCGGCCGTTGTTTTAACGAGCCTGGTTGCTATTTCCTCGACCTTGTCGGTAAAAGGTAAAGTCTTGGCCAACGGTAAACAAGGTAGTTATGATCCTTTCGACCCGGATCTGCCTTCTTGGAGAGCCGACAACGGACCTTCGGCGGTTGACTGGAACGATGAAGTATACCGACTACCAGGCGATCTTCTGCCCAGCGTCTACACCTTACGACTTCTGCCTTTCATAGAAGAAGGCAATTTCACCACCGATGGCCACGTTACAATCTTCGTCGACTGCGTCAACGATACGAAAAACATTGTGTTGAACAGCATCGACATTGACATTCATAAAGCGACAATCacg gtACTAGATTTAGATACCAACAGTCCGTTGGCTGTAGTCGGTCTTGAAGACTTGCAGTCGACTCTCCAGAAAATCGTTATTAAAACAGCCGACAGTTTGAAATCTGGTAATCGCTACAAAATCTCCATGGGATTCACATCCATCCTCAACGATAAGCTGATTGGATTCTACCGCTCGTCCTACGTCGAAGACGGTGTCACTAA GTTTATGGCCACATCTGACATGGAGCCAGCTGACGCCCGTGTCGCCTTCCCTTGTTTCGATGAGCCCGACATGAAAGCTCGTTTCTCCATCATTTTGGGTCGCAAAGCATCTTGGGCTGCTTCCAGTAACATGGAAAAAATAGGAACGAATCCAAT TGATGGCATGCCTGGCTATGTGTGGGACTACTTCGACACGACACCCGTCATGTCAACCTATTTGGTGGCCATGATGGTCTCTGAATTTGTCAGCACTCCTTCCGATCCTTCGTTGAGCAACGTCAAGTTCCGTGTTTTGACGAGGCCAGAACTCCAAGAAAATGCTgc ATATGCGGCCAATGTTGGACCAAGGATTTTGGAATTCTTCGAGTCCTTTTTGGGCGTTGATTATCCTTTGGCCAAAGAAGATTTAGCCGCCATTCCGGATTTTGGACCTGGCGCCATGGAAAACTGGGGGCATATTAATTTCAA agagAGTTATCTGATTATTGATGAGAATACGACAGCTGCTAGCAAACAACGCGTTCCGGAAGTCATTGCACATGAATTAGCTCACATGTGGTTCGGTGATCTTGTAACTATGGAATG GTGGACAAACATATGGCTGAACGAAGGGTTTGCAAGATACCTGCAGTATTTCGGCGCCGATTCG GTTGAGCCCAGCTACCGCTTGCACGAGCAATTCGTTGTCAACACATTGCAGAAAGTGTTTGTTACTGATTCCCTCAGCACAACTCACCCGATGAGCGATCCAGAGTTGAAAAGTCACGTTTTCGACACCATTGAATACGACAAAGGCGCTAGCGTGATCCGGATGTCCGCTCACTTCCTTGGCATAGACACTTTCCGCCGTGGCCTCAACCGCTACCTCACTAAACA CTCCTACAGCAATACAATGGAAGAAGATCTCTGGAACACTCTGGAAGAGCAAGCCAACATTGATGGCGTTATCCTACCGGATTCTCTTGCCACTATTATGGCCTCATGGACCCAAACTGAAAATTACCCGCTGATCACGGTCAAACGAACCTACATCGAAGGAGATGGAGCTCTGGTCCTGCAG AGTCGTTTCTTATTGCCAATCGAAGATAATATCGAGGATGAAGAGACCGTTTGGTGGGTGCCGTTGACCTATACTCACGACTTCAGCCTTCGTCCTACCACCGCCTGGATGTCAACCAAAACCAGACAGCTGGTTTCTCTGGCAGCCACAAAAGACCAGTGGGTCATCTTCAACGTTGACCAGTCAGGTTTCTATCGTGTGGCCTACGACGAAACCAACTACGGACTGATTGCCGACCAACTGATCGCCGATCACAGGCGCATCTCCATCATGAACCGCGCCCAGCTGCTCGACGACGCCTTCGTGCTGGCCAAAGTCGAAAAGATTTCCTACACCATCGCTTTTGATTTGAccctctttttgaaatacgaGCGGGAATACGTTCCATGGCGCGCTGTCCTCGATGAGCTCAACTACATCGACACCATGTTCTACAAGGAATCCCAGTATGCCGATTGGAAGATTTACATGACCTCGTTGGTGAAACCCTATTACGAATTTGTCGGATTCCAAGAGACGGAATCGGACGCTCATTTGACCATTTTGTCCCGAAACGACGCTTTGAACTGGGCCTGCAAACTGAAGATTGCCGACTGTGTCACCAACGTACAAAGCCAATACGCCGCTTTGATGCAAGAACCAGACAT GAGGTTGTCGCCGAATCAGAGAAACTTTATCTTGTGCGCCGGAGTAGAAAACGGCCGTCAACCCGAGTGGAATTTCGCATATGATCAGTATCGCTCAACAGACAATGGCAATTTCCTTGTCGCCATGACGTGCACCAGAGAGAGCAGCATCATCTACGA TTTGCTGAGCAAGATGTTGGATCCCAACTCGATTCGATCCGAGGATGTCGACACGCTTTTTGGCAATTTGGCCGCTAATCCGATTGGAAACACCATGGCTCTGGATTTCTTAACTCGGCGCTGGAATGATATCGAAAAAGC ATTGGGAACAAGccattttgtttacttctTCCGATCGCTGTGTGACCGCCTTAACACACCAGCCCAATACGATCAG ATGATCAAATTGCGCGACGATCACATCGATATTCTGAATTCGACTACGGTCGAGCAAGGCCTTGATATTGTCCGAGCTAACGTTGAATGGATGACTCTAAACCAAGAGGAAATCGGCGGATGGCTCAAAAACCCTTCGACAGCGACGGCATTGCCTACAACTGAGCCAACCACCGTGACCACAACGGAGATCGTGATAGTGACAACTACGGTAGAACCTGGAACTGAAGACACTACTACATCGACCGCTTCTTCCACGGCCTCCTCGACCACTACCCCAGCACCGACCACTACTACCCCGGCACCAACCACTACCACAGCACCAACCACTACCGCGGCACCATCATCATCTGGTGCCACTATTCAACCCTACTTGTGTCTTACACTCCTATTTGCTGTCTTTGGTCGTTGGATTCTCCATAACTAA